Genomic segment of Esox lucius isolate fEsoLuc1 chromosome 15, fEsoLuc1.pri, whole genome shotgun sequence:
gcaaaatcagcagtgtatcaaatacttattctccccccTGTACATACTGTACCCACAATTCACTCCAAAGATGAAGTACCATACACAGTAAGGTTTGTTTATGGTGGGTAAGACTGGACACTTGTTTGCACATTTAAGAGATACCATCTTAAATGTCCATCACTAACTGGGTAAAGAATATTAATTATACAAACTGCTTTCTATTATACTAATAAAACTCTTCAATATAGCACTGACCTTTCCTGGCTTAGACCAAGTGAACTCATCAAAACACTACACCTACAAATGGAGTTCATTACATAGCCACATTAATGCaaaattatctttgtttaaaaaaagtccAAAGTGAACTAAAAAAATGATCACACTACATCATGTCTTTATTCAAAAAGGAGCAAATGattaaatgtaggctacttgGTACCGCTGATTCCAGTACATATTAATTAGAGTTTTTATAAAACACAAGGCTATCCACTGTATTTGGCCAgagacacaaaataaaatatatactttgGGTAATACAGCTCTTACCAAAAGTACTTGGAGCCAATGTAAGGTTGATTAATTACCCACAACACTTAATTCAACATTTATCCCATTTATGGTAAATGGAGCCACTGTCATTTTAAATTACACCAGACATTCATTAGTCCTACATTTAAGGATTTCTGACATTAAAGGACAAATGTAAGACTGACACTTGGCAgttgtatatttttcttctcGTTGAAGTTcaataacaaaaacagcagAATAACAATTGGCCAATACACAAATATAAAACTTAAATGAAAGTCATGTAACTTGCAATCATGAATtaaggaaacatttgaaatataataaGTACTCATGTCTAAAAGCGAAAtagcatttgaaaataaatatgaccAGTTCCAACTAAGCACAAAGACTTCAGACATCTTCAGCTAAAAATAATACTTCAGCACATTGTGGGATTctagtaaataaaaaatgagcAATCATCACAGGTGAAAAACGTAGTGTCAAAAACCATGTGATAGACTAGTTTAAGAGAGATACCAATCAACACAATACCACTTTCTCAGTCATCGGTCCCCGGTAAGatctaaatgaagaaaaaaggtTAAGGAGGATACCTGAGACCCCCCGGTTACTGAACAAGGTAATCATTGTTTTCTGTgactctcaaaagtattcacccctttggGCATTTCCACATTTTACTGTGAATACTCATGCAATCAGttatctgttttatatttgtaattcatttagaataATTAGCAGATATTATTTATCACTGACATTATGGACTCGTCTCATGTTAACCTGTGGCAAAAAATcctgattaaatacattttgatttcatgtgttaACACAAACTGTGGAAAGGTCttaagggggtgaatactttggAGAACCACCGTAGGTCTTAAAGTACAGCTTGTTAGAAATGTACCTGTATTTACCCTGTATTTTCCATTGTATGGCCAAGCTGCGATTCTGATAATGTCCTGGGAGACATAATGTTCTGAAATAGATATCTTCATCagaatggaagaaaaaaaaaaaaagctcaacaTACAGcaccgttcaaatgtttgggctCACTTCCACCTACaatggtcatttacaacattaacaatatcttcattgtatttctgataaagTTTGTtactttaatggacaaaaatctAGCTTTTCCTTAAAAAACAGGGAAAtatctaagtgaccccaaactttaaAACAGTAGTGTATACCTCACTCtatgaaaaaaaactaattaaaaaaacaatagccagcaaatgttaaattaaatcaCAATTTCCCTCATAATACACACCATTACGCTggcaattattttaaaaacacacataaaaacgTTGCTGGCACATCAACATCTCAATACGAACCTAACTAACTGACCTAGCAATACAGACCTTGCAATCATCATCAAACAAATCCTGGTTAACGCTTCCAAAAATGCTAGAGGCGCTTCTGGGAAGAAATTAGTGGTCCAATTTCAATAAAATCTCTGCATTTGCTCTACATAGTGATGAAGGTATTCATCTTGAAGCCATAGCTTTGTGCCACTGATGGAGCCGCTTCATGTTGCCTGTTTTGTGCACACTTTAAACTTACCCTTGCAGGCTGCTCTAAAGCCTCCAGTGATCAACCACTTGCTAGGTCAGATCAGGCACACTGCAACCTTTTTTCAACGCAGCAGTACGGCCAGCCGTGTGCTTACAGAGAAGTTTCTGACTGATGCGTTGGACTTCCGGTGGAAGTGTTCTGGAGATCCTGGAACAGTtcctggagcagcagccagctcTGCGGTcactagtgatgtgcagttgGTGAATGATTCGTTCTTTTTGAATGACTTTACTGACTCGAttgtaacaatgtttttgtgagtCGGGCGGTTTGCAGCAGATTTCTACAACATCAATGGTTTTATATGCAGTCCTTCCAGCTATGTGCTCTGACCAACAGTGGTTTACActcacagagaaaaataaatcaagccAGGCAgaattattaatacatttataattataattggATGCAGGGTACAATAATGAAAGCAGTTGATTTATTATTAATTGGGATGATACACACAGAGGTGTTGTTAAACAGACCTGTGATGAACTGACTCAATTCAATGTTATCGTTCATTTGAACGGTTGGCAGCAGTTTTACACTGTGTTCATATGCAATAGGAGTCgtttttatttattgtcattgaagtgCACTTTTCTGGAACAACATGCTCTATTTTGAAAGACAAGTCAGAGCCTCAGCTAATTTGCAATTATTTCATAGTTGTTCATACATTAAGtactttctgtttttaattattgATATTTATTCTGggttattttgttaaataaaaagcagttcaaatgtaatgtttcaGGACTGGTCGTCCATGTTTAAGATTTTCATCTTTAGTAATCTACCATGTCATATAAGCTAGAGGGTTCCCTGTGCAGATCACAGCCTTCATTCTCAGAGAATCTCTCTCGTAAGTAATATTGGTATAGTAATTATCACTATATCCAAATTAAATAAGAATCAAAATCAAAACGGGGGATCAGTGCCGATAGCCAGCCCTAGTTCAAGGTATAGGGATTTTCGATTTGAACCTTTCTACAGCATGAGTGCCTTTCATGAGTCTCTCCTACGTTCTTCTTCCAGGACACCCCGTGGATCCATGGCCAGACCCTGCCCCTCCCAACCCCTAGCGGAGCACGTGTCTCTCTGAAGGGTCTGCTGGAGCCTAGTCCAGATCAGGGGGTCGCCGCTGCTCAAGGCCTCCACAAACAAATCAGTCTCCTCCTGCAACTGCTGCAGCTGGCCCTCGGTGGACTGGTTCTGCCGGATCAGCTCCTTGGTCCGCAGCGTTATGTCGAGCAGTCCCGAGTTCTTCAAGATGTTATAAGTGTTGCTGAAGCGCTTCACTTTGTGGTTGTCTGTGGAGCGTCCATCTGGGCCGATGTCCTGGTCACCCGGACAACTGCTCGCCTCTGGCGCAGAAGCAACTTTGTCTGATATGAAAGCAACGGCCACTGTATCCAGGGACCGAGGCCTGTCTAGAAACTGAGAAAGTGTCAAGTCTTCATAGCTGGTCAGCTCTGTCTGGGTGTCTCCAGCCTCTAAGCTGGCCCTTGTTTGGAGGGCTGTCGGAGGCCTTGGCTGGGAGCTAGGCTGGCTGTACAGCTTGTCTTTCTGTTGATGATGCCACCGGTGGCGTCTCCCGTGAAACTCAGTAATTGTCCCCCTGTCAACAGAGGAGGCCCCCTGCCTCCTGTGGGAGCCCTCTGGGTGAGGGCAGATTTTAGGATATGTTTTCGGTTTTGTCAGGTATGTCGTCCTTGAGTGCTTGTCGGAGGAACTCTTGGGAGAGGTCCTGTAATCATTGTTACTGGTATTGTTGCTGTTGCTATTCACCATGGACTGGAGGAGGACCACTGGGGACTGAGGGAGCACATCCAGGGACGAGGGGAGGCCCCAGGACTGAACTGGAGACAGTGGGCTTGGCTGGGGGGAGGATCATCCATCAGCATCATAAAACCAATGTACTCATTGTGAACAGCTATTTACAGAGAAACCATCATTAATAGAGCTCACACGCTCAGGAagaatatttaaatttttcatGTAAATATTCATTTGAAAGATTAGATGTCACTTTAAGAAGTTGTTATTCATCAGTAGGGTTGCAAATTTTTTGGGAATATTCAGAGGTGGAAACTTTTTTGGatttaacagaaaatatatgGGAATATTGGAATTAATGGAAATACATACAAAtgaatattaataaaacataaaatgtagatttttttcattGGATGTATTTACCATATCATATGCCGACAGAAACATAAACCTTTTACCTTATTTACAGACATAATTGCAAATAATGAAATCCTtccaatagaaataaaaaataactacttAGTTACCAGTTGAACTTTAATTCAATGAGTTGACTCTTGGGATGATTTCAATGAACAACAAAAGAAAGGGAATATTGAGTGATGTGTTCCCAATGATCCATCGCCTCCTGTAAAATGTTAGTCTTTGTTTGTCTTCCTCTCAGGCCTTATTGATCTCTGCACCAAACAGGATGCTCTTGCCAGCATACTTGGGGTACGCTGGCAAAAAAAGTTATAAGATAACCTTTGATGAATTTAAGCAAAATTCCCAGCCTTAACTTCCCATGGAAAGGTTTCATAAAAAAAGTCTGTACATTTACTGGAAAGTGTGCGACCCGTTGCAACCCTATTCATCAGccttaaaataaagtaaaattatCTTATAAATTCAAACAAATCAACTCTAGGGGAGAATGGGGGAGTTAATAAAATGGGGCACAGCATAAGCATCTGAACTGCAGTGGTTTGAGTTCATGTTTTTTGGCCTACACTAGTAACATAAACTAATGGAATTGTAATGTCAAGCAGAGTGGAACTTAAACCCACCATAtgcaaaatgtcatcaacagaAATGACCATGGATGTGTACAAAAGCCAGCACACTGGCTTCTGTGcacactccctctcttttaTCAGTATTGAGAAGACACGCAATCATCTCTCTTCAAACGAGCAGTGGCAGATGGGGGCATGCGAAATCCCTCTGCCATATCAGAATAGCAAAAAAGTGAATAGTGTAGCAAGTTATTGTGCCATCTAAACTGCATTATTACGTTTTTAGAATTTCCCAAAATATTGTTACCACCACTTTTGTAAGCTGGTAGACCAAAAGTGAAGTCAGGGGGGAGTTGGTTTGTTTCTGAAATTCACAAGATTGGAGGAAGTTAGGGATCTTATTTAACTGTACACATTTGTAGCAGTTTAGGGAAACAGCATTCATAACAGTTATAAAAACTGTTACAAAAGCACTTGCTAGGCAGGACTACAGAAGAGCAGGTCTTTCTTAGAATGTCTTTGAATATTAATGTGAAGAATATAAAGGGCCATTAGATGAATAGCCCTGTTGAACCCATCCACAGAACCATAGGCAGAAAATAACAGCACATGGAAAACAAGCAAAGTTATACCTGATTCAAAAGAATGTTGTTCATTATGATCATGGGGGAGTGGCTATGAGAGGTTCCTCCGGTTACAGCCATCTGGGGATCTTGGGAGCTCACCATGTCCTCAGAGTCACTCGGGTACTACACTCATGTAAGAGCTGGCATCTGGAGAGAGGCAAATACAACTTGTAACATGGCCTCCCAAGGACAACAGCAGACCACTGCCAAATAAAGTGCTTCCAGAATATTTGGCACTaagtaaatatgaacaaaaaaggctGAGAGTTTAACCAAATtaatcattaaacatttattacagCGAAATTTCTCTTTTCATTTTTCACAGCCAATGTAAAGTTTCCATAGGAATAAATCATGCACCAATGTTGTCAACGTTGAGTGAACACCAGAAAACTAGTTCACCCCACATTATATATCTTTGGGATCTaggtgcttttttttttacaggttcTCAGGTATAGTGGTGGCCTACATTTCTAGATGAGGTGATAGAGAAGTAGTGTGTACATGTATCTCAtctcgctgtgtgtgtgtgtgtgtgtgtgtgtgtgtgtgtgtgagacacctGAGAAACTGGAGTACCTCTCTGACTCAGGTTTAGATGCTGCCATATGGTTCATTATAGTGAATGAAGTCCTCCATCCGCTGTGTTTCGCTGACACAGTTCGTCTTGGCTCTTATTCAACAGGTGGCAAGTACGGGGTAGATAGGACCGCTCACACCAAACCATCAGCAATGAGGTTGTCCTGACCAGTCTATGAAAACGGTTATAGACTGAGTggatcaaaacatttcagaaatactATAAATTACATTAGAAATTAAGGGAAGTCTGGCTCACTCGGTGTCTGTAGTCAGCAAGGCTAACTCTAGTTtgcttacagtactgtaggGAATTTGACTCCATCTGCAGCTATAACcctatctagctaacaagctaactttgGCAGACAGACTGCAGTAAGCTACTGCAAACAGCTAGCTGGCTTTTATAAACCAATACAACTTTACCCTGACCGAGTTGTAAGGTTAGCTACCTACAATTACTACCTCGCTAACTAGCCCAATTAGACAAAGATCAGTCTAGACTGGCTGACCAGGGATTGTTGTTCTCTGCTCAGTCAACACTCACTCTGACACGAGCTTGGGAACTTGACACTGTCGGAGCAAACTCTCATACAATTAAAagatcacaaaataaaatatatcgTTGTTTACCTACTGCAATTGTGAATCCTCTTGCAATTTACAACGTAGATGTGTTCTTATTCAGATTTTAAAATGAGCATGAAAACATTTACGCCCCTTCTGCTCCGatgaagaaaataattgtaaCTCAGAGGAACCACCACTTTATTTTCGTCTTTACCGCGTGACTGAGCAACAGAGCAGTCGTTGGGGAGGAAACTGAATACGTCACTATTCAGCGGGGTTTTAGTGGGAAACGGGTCATTTATCGACCAAATGCAGTTTATGCCAAGGTGtcctatttaaaatgaacagcCACAAGCTAAATGGACATCTGATAATATATGTGCCAGGTGCAATAAAACAAGCACCTGCCTCTGTGATTCTTTTATCATGTACCTGTACTAGATACAATTCTaactgtatctctctgtctcacacacacactcccgtttctttttctatccttgCACCTGATACGTGAAACGTTATCTATAACGCCTTACCCTGAACCCAACCCGTAAGGCCCTCTGAACAAATTATTTCGTATGAAAATAGATATTTAAGTCACAcaccaaaaaaatattctgtatttctttattgATGGTTGCACACTCTTCACagtaataattatatatatatatatatatatatatatatatatatatatatatatatatacatacatatatatatataaaatacatgtatatatatatgatctatttacaatatttaatattcaCTCAGATGTTTGGGCATATCATATTCCATAACTGATTACAACATCACAAATTGTACGTTATTTTGGAGATTAAAAGGATAGGGGAACACTCCTGAACAAACGTGTTCTTGGTCATATTAAATTACAATGAAAATCAATAGCCTTCAAGCTGttgaataaatacaaaacaagcaaaacaattGTCCAATCCCAGGTGTTCAACATCATTTGACGTTCTGAACACCTATACATCATCCcatgcattttctttattcaaCAAATAATATACAACAATGCCACTATGAAAGGGCAATGTGAATCAACACTTCATTTTTAGGTAGATTTTAAGATGACCTGCAGTATGTGTTAGGCTTAGGTGAAAGGATGAGggaaatagaaaatatttataaaaagcaGCCCTTATTTTTGGTTCAGCTGTgcgacaaacaaaaacatctgctgtattttacaaatacttatcaATGACAATCTATTCCAAAAAGGCACAATAGCACCTAAGAATAGCTGCTAGCTGTGGAATAgcacccccccccgcccccctccatTGCTTAATTATGTCCTTTTCACAACAACCAGTCAATTCAAGTTCCATATTGTTCTTTGGTTGAATTCAACTCATTCTAACACATTGGAAGTTACTGGAAGATAGGTCTAGTTGCATTGAAATTATTTAACACATTGTTACATGTTCAATCAATCGAATGTATTATCAATGTCTTGGTGCCTGTATTTACAATGGTAGAGAAACACTAACATGAATATTACACGTTATGTTACAGAGTATTGCAAAGCCTAAATATTCAGTAGGCTACAGTATATTAATTTTGTAGGTACGTGATTTCTATTTAAATCCTGAAAATTCACAGAGGCATACTAACACATGCCGTGTACTACTATAATATAAACATAATTTTGATATACATTACTGTACCtacataaataatataattctaTACTTCATCCTAAACAAACCTgtcttttaaatacatttctcagaaAACGCCCTTAGCAACCACTGGAGGGAGACATCCTACTAGTCCTGCTTTGTCACGTAGCTGCTGCTGTTCACTGAGCACTTA
This window contains:
- the cipca gene encoding CLOCK-interacting pacemaker gives rise to the protein MVSSQDPQMAVTGGTSHSHSPMIIMNNILLNQPSPLSPVQSWGLPSSLDVLPQSPVVLLQSMVNSNSNNTSNNDYRTSPKSSSDKHSRTTYLTKPKTYPKICPHPEGSHRRQGASSVDRGTITEFHGRRHRWHHQQKDKLYSQPSSQPRPPTALQTRASLEAGDTQTELTSYEDLTLSQFLDRPRSLDTVAVAFISDKVASAPEASSCPGDQDIGPDGRSTDNHKVKRFSNTYNILKNSGLLDITLRTKELIRQNQSTEGQLQQLQEETDLFVEALSSGDPLIWTRLQQTLQRDTCSARGWEGQGLAMDPRGVLEEERRRDS